GGAGAACTGGTCGGTTGCGCTGGTGGTCCCGGTCATATAGCCGGAAGAGGTCGAGGCCAGCGAGTTCACCACAATCGTGTGGGTCCCTGCAATCGCGGTGGAAGAAGCTGAAGCCAGAGTTACTACGTTTTCGTCTGAGCTGGAGCCTTCCATGATCGAAAACACGCCGTCGACGGTCGTGAAGTTCTGGACATCGGTGGAAAGATTTGAGAGCAGGCTTCCCAGATTGGAGATGGCTGCATCCTGCGTCTGAAGGTTGCTGAGCTGGGTCTTCCACGGCGTCTCGACATTCTGGAGATTCGCAACGATCTGGCTGACCGTCGAGCTGACATCAAATCCTGTCCCACCCATCGGCGATCCGAAACTGATTCCTACTGTGCCCATCTCAATCCTCCAGCTTGGGTAACGCAGCCCGATGGCCAACCGGGCTCGCATGTTCGTTAGATAATCCTGACAATTCCGCGTGTGGCGTTCGGGGAAGGCGCATTTTCGGCCCAACACTCAGTCAAACGGGGAAGACGCTCTATTGCCGCCTTCCCCATTTTTTACTGGTGCCTTTTTCCGGTTCGTTGGGGTTACTGCAGCAGCTTGGTCACTTCCTGCTGCACGCTGTTGGCCTGCGCCAGGGCGGAGATGCCCGTCTGGCTCAGAATCTCGTACTTGGACATGTCGGAGGTTGCCGTGGCATAGTTCGTGGCCTGGACCGCGTTCTGCGCCGAGGTGACGTTCTGCTGCTGCGTGCTGAGCACGGAGCTGACCGAGTTGAGCGTGTTGATCTGCGCGCCCACGTAGCCGTCCTGGGCCGCTACGTCGCTGATGGCCGTGTTGATCGCGGTGAGCGCCGATTTCGCAGCGGTCGAGGTGGACAGGTTGGTTGTAGAGAGATCTTGGCCATTGCCTGCCGTGTAGCTGATCGTCGCGGTTCCCGTGGTTCCAGCCGCTACTGCGGCCGTGCCAGCGGATGTATCGGCAAGCGCCGTCGTTCCCTGGGCAACCTCGGTCTGGCCGGTGGCCGTCGGCGCCGTGATCTGAACATCACCGGTAATCATGATGCCAGTATCGGAGGAGTTGTTTGTTGGCGCTGCATCTCCGGCCGCTCCTGCGGTTGAGAAGGAGGCCGTCAAGCCCAGGCCGGAGCCGTTGATGGCCTGAATCATGCCCTCTACGGTGTTCGCGTAGCCGGTTGTGCCGCCGGTTGCGATCGTCGCCGTAGCTGTGACCGGACCTGATGTGGAGCCTACGTCGTAGGTGACGGTGAGCGAGCTGCCTGCGGTAACTGCGTCGGTCGATTGCGCGTTCACCGTGGCGGTCGATAGATCGACAAACACGCTCTGGCCGGAGGAGTAGCTCATCTGGCCGTTGGTTTGTCCAAGATCGCTGGACGACAGCCCGCCAATGCTCAGTTGGTCGATCGACGCTCCCGTGGTCGACGAGTCGCCGGTGTAAA
The sequence above is a segment of the Acidicapsa acidisoli genome. Coding sequences within it:
- a CDS encoding flagellin N-terminal helical domain-containing protein; the encoded protein is MSLGVLNNIAAMSAENALNNTSNSLNTVLQQLSTGSRINSGADDAAGLSLINGLQANSTALAQSQTNATEGVGLLQVADGALSQVTSLLNRAVTLATEASNGTLNGTQDAAANQEYQSILSEISNIGSTTTYNQNAVFGSNTGIYTGDSSTTGASIDQLSIGGLSSSDLGQTNGQMSYSSGQSVFVDLSTATVNAQSTDAVTAGSSLTVTYDVGSTSGPVTATATIATGGTTGYANTVEGMIQAINGSGLGLTASFSTAGAAGDAAPTNNSSDTGIMITGDVQITAPTATGQTEVAQGTTALADTSAGTAAVAAGTTGTATISYTAGNGQDLSTTNLSTSTAAKSALTAINTAISDVAAQDGYVGAQINTLNSVSSVLSTQQQNVTSAQNAVQATNYATATSDMSKYEILSQTGISALAQANSVQQEVTKLLQ